The following is a genomic window from Chlamydiales bacterium STE3.
CTTAAAAGACGCTCTTGCATTTTTAAAGTTACCCTCTTTTTTCTCTGACTTTGAAATTTTGCAACCCTCTATTAAAATTCGCAAATTTGATTTGCGAACGATTGCTTCACTTCCTGTAAACTTTATGAAATCAGCACAGTTTTCTTTGGCAGAGTTTGAGCGCTACTTTCAGAAATATGCTCTGCGATCAAACATACGTAGCAAAATTTCTAAGCACCAAGTCAACTCTTTAAATCTTCGCATTGCTCACGCAACTGTTAAGTGGATACAAATGTTGGTCGAAGATTCTGAGCAGTAAAACTATCTATCTTATCTTTTAAAAATTTTCCATTGCTCATAAGTGAGAGCTGTCAAGATATGATCTTCCCATCGACCATTGATTAAAAGATAGTTTTTGGCAAAACCTTCTTTAGAGAATCCTAGTCTTCTCAGTAACGTCTCACTGCGTTTGTTTGAGGGCATGTAGTTTGCCATGATGCGGTGGAGATGAGCTTCTTCAAAAATCGCCTTAATCGCAGCTTGGAGGGCTTCGTGCATTAAACCCTTTCCTTCAAAGACATAATCAATTTTATAGCCTAAATAACAGGCCTGAAAGGGACCGCGAAAGATTTGAGTGAAATTGCAAAAACCTATTATATCAGAGTTGGTTTTTAACCGAAGAAGAAGTCTAATCGACCTTTCTTCTTGATATTCTTTTAGCCAGGCCTCTAGTTTTTCTTGTGTAAAATTAGAGGAAGTCTGCCATTTTTTTAAATGTCTTTCATTACGCTTCTCAAAATGGAGGATTGCTGCAAAATCAGCTTCACATAAAGAATTTAAAACAAGATTTGAAGTGTGCAGTTCTTCTATCATACGACATCTACATTGAAAAAGACTATGATGGCTTCGTCTGTTGCAAATAAATCTGGAATTACTGCCACTGTTTTGGCTTTTAGGAGATCTTGAGAAAGCTCTTGCGCGGGATTATCTATTCTTGTCGTCACGATGATATTTTTCAGCACTGCGTTTCTTTCCTTAAGTTGTTCTTTTATAATTCCTAAATCCTATCGAAAAATCATGGGCAAATATAAAATTAAGGCCATTGAATTATTACCTAAAACATAAACTTTTGGCCTTGTTGCACAATAGCCCTCACAGCATAGAATATAGGGTTGCCAACTAAGGTACGGGTTCTCCCTAAACCTATACA
Proteins encoded in this region:
- a CDS encoding Ribosomal-protein-alanine acetyltransferase (Product derived from UniProtKB/Swiss-Prot:P0A950;Gene name derived from UniProtKB/Swiss-Prot:P0A950;EC number derived from UniProtKB/Swiss-Prot:P0A950), encoding MIEELHTSNLVLNSLCEADFAAILHFEKRNERHLKKWQTSSNFTQEKLEAWLKEYQEERSIRLLLRLKTNSDIIGFCNFTQIFRGPFQACYLGYKIDYVFEGKGLMHEALQAAIKAIFEEAHLHRIMANYMPSNKRSETLLRRLGFSKEGFAKNYLLINGRWEDHILTALTYEQWKIFKR